acaggccacaatcaacagcctgatcaactctatgtgaaggagatgtcgggatgcatgaggcaaatggtggtcacaccagatacggactggttttctgatccaggcCCCCTACcttatgcatctgttggtcacagataccttatctgtattcccagtcatgtgaaatacatagattaggggttcatttatttatttcaattgactgatttcctcatatgaactgtaaaacTGAACTGtagaatctttgaaattgttgcacgttgtGGTTATATTTGTGTGCAGGTTAGTTACCATGTAATGCCACCTCTGATCAACTTAGATACATGAGTTGATGGGTTACAATCTAGCCAGAATACTAGTAAGCACATGGGTcagatatgtatgtatgtgtgtgtgtgtgtgtgtgtgtgtatatatatatatatatatatatatatgtgtgtgtgtgtgtgtgtgtgtgtgtgtgtgtgtgtatgtgtatatatatatgtatatacagtgccttgcgaaagtattcggcccccttgaactttgcgaccttttgccacatttcaggcttcaaacataaagatataaaactgtatttttttgtgaagaatcaacaacaagtgggacacaatcatgaagtggaacgacatttattggatatttcaaacttttttaacaaatcaaaaactgagaaattattcagcccccttaagttaatagtttgtagcgccaccttttgctgcaattacagctgtaagtcgcttggggtatgtctctatcagttttgcacatcgagagactgacattttttcccattcctccttgcaaaacagctcgagctcagtgaggttggatggagagcatttgtgaacagcagttttcagttctttccacagattctcgattggattcaggtctggactttgacttggccattctaacacctggatatgtttattttttaaccattccattgtagattttgctttatgttttggatcattgtcttgttggaagacaaatctccgtcccagtctcaggtcttttgcagactccatcaggttttcttccagaatggtcctgtatttggctccatccatcttcccatcgattttaaccatcttccctgtccctgctgaagaaaagcaggcccaaaccatgatgctgccaccaccatgtttgacagtggggatggtgcgttcagctgtgttgcttttacgccaaacataacgttttgcattgttgccaaaaagttcaattttggtttcatctgaccagagcaccttcttccacatgtttggtgtgtctcccaggtggcttgtggcaaactttaaacactttttatggatatctttaagaaatagctttcttcaatccactcttccataaaggccagatttgtgcaatatatgactgattgttgtcctatggacagagtctcccacctcagctgtagatctctgcagttcatccagagtgatcatgggcctcttggctgcatctctgatcagtcttctccttgtatgagctgaaagtttagagggacggccaggtcttggtagatttgcagtggtctgaaactccttccatttcaatattatcgcttgcacagtgctccttgggatgtttaaagcttgggaaatctttttatatccaaatccggctttaaacttcttcacaacagtatctcggacctgcctggtgtgttccttgttcttcatgatgctctctgcgcttttaacggacctctgagactatcacagtgcaggtgcatttatacagagacttgattacacacaggtggattgtatttatcatcattagtcatttaggtcaacattggatcattcagagatcctcactgaacttctggagagagtttgctgcactgaaagtaaaggggctgaataattttgcacgcccaatttttcagttttagatttgttaaaaaagtttgaaatatccaataaatgtcgttccacttcatgattgtgtcccacttgttgttgattcttcacaaaaaaatacagttttatatctttatgtttgaagcctgaaatgtggcaaaaggtcgcaaagttcaagggggccgaatactttcgcaaggcactgtatatgtgattttagcttctaaaatgtgagatttgggttttcataagatagggctctgctcaatcagtggcccatccctgtgaagggacatgggctataaaacttttcaaacacgccctcctctcccttcctatataaagacttgacgacaatataacctcctgttccgaggatgtttGGACAACGGTcagatgtcagaatggttcagataataactacagaacgaagccaacatcagcgtgagctttggttgcgaatggtacgaactttgaactcttattcactacagaagtgatacctcctagccgttgagttagcaacagcagatgcaaacgagggttaagaaggaacagacagagtatcccgtctatcacacaacgacgttactacaacgtatccaattgacaaccagacattcttcaaaggactcggtttggcaacacggccttccatctaccaccaacctaccgaagcgcagctcagagtaaatatttattgcattttccttttccaaatgggcggtaatttagaatgcataagatactgtatttacgatagcacagcttcgccctttgttcctcagtcttcccgctctttcactcaaacccagccccttttcttttgagtaaccagctgtcatatctgttccgtgcgctagggatgttttcctttatgacatcatttgtaatcaagttatgatttaattatgtgtatgtgtaattctgtgtgattagttaggtattaagtaaataaataattaaacctaattttgtattgctgattcaacttgttagccagggttcgtgcaaataaccaagaatttacaactttcagatgagactgaattaagatgacgaataatattgactgctattgatgtaaaatattactaggtctttaagagtttattcggaagataacagctctataaatattattttgtggtgtcccgactctctagttaattacatttacatgattagctcaatcaggttaTATTAATTAcatataaattattttatagaacaGCATGtcatcacttaatccggcatagccaaagacacgacaatgtgtgtccacttaggttggagtcattaaaactagtttttcaaccactccacaaatttcttgttaacaaactatagttttggcaagtcggttaggacatctactttatgcatgacacgagtcttttccaacaattgtttacagacagattatttaactgtatcacaattccagtgggtcagaaatgtgcattcactaaattgactgtgcctttaaaacagcttggaaaattccagaaaatgtcatggcgttagaagcttctgataaattatgtcaattagcctgagtcaaatggaagtgtacctgtggatgtatttcaaggactaccttcaaactcggtgcctctttgcttgacatcatgggaaaatcaatagatatcagccaagaccacagaaaaacaattgtagaccttcacaaatCTGgctcatccttaggagcaatttctaaatgcctgaaggtaccacgttcatctgtacaaacaatagtacgcaagtataaacaccatgggaccacgcagctgctataccgctcaggaaggagatgtgttctgtctcctagagatgaacgtactttggtgtgaaaagtgcaaatcaatcccagaagaacagcaaaggaccttgtgaagatgctggaggaaaccggtacaaaagtatctatatccacagtaaaacgagtcctataatcgaccgctcagcaaggaagaagccactgctccaaaaccaccataaaaaagccagactacagtttgcaactgcacatggggacaaagatcgtactttttggagaaatgtcctctggtctgatgaaacaaaaatagatctgtttggccataatgaccatcgttatgtttgggggaaaaagggggaggcttgcaagtcaaagaacaccatcccaaccgtgaagcacgggggtggcagcatcatgttgggggggggggggtgctttgctgcaggagggactggtgcacttcacaaaatagatggcatcatgagggagggaaattatgtggatatattgaagcaacatctcaagacatcagtcagaaagttaaagcttggtcggaaatgggtcttccaaatggacaatgaccccaggcatacttccaaagtcgtggcaaattggcttaaggacaacaaagtcaaggtattggagtggccatcacaaagccctgacctcaatcctatagaacatttgtgggcagaactgaaaaagcgtgtgtgagcaaggaggcctacaaacctgactcagttacaccagctctatcaggaggaatgggccaaaattcacccaacttattgtgggaagcttgtggaaggctacctgcaacgtttgaccgaagttaaacaatttaaaggcacagctaccaaatactatttgagtgtaagtaaacttctgacccactgggaatgtgatggaagaaataaatgctgaaataaatcactctactattattctgacatttcatattcttaaaataaagtggtgatcctaaccgacctaaaacagggaatttttactaggattaaatgtcaggaattgtgtaaaactgagtttaaatgtatttggctacggagtatgtaaacttctgacttcaactgtatatctatgtatgtatgtaggttataatatatatatatatatatatatatatatatatatatatatatatatatatatatatatattataacctgtatatgtatgtgtgtgtgtatatgtatgtgtgtgtgtgtgtgtgtgtgtgtatatatatatatatacatatacaggttataatatatatatatatatatgtatgtgtgtatatatatatatgtgtgtatatatatatatatatgtatgtgtatatatatgtatgtatatatatatatatatatatatatatatacacatgattttatactgtatatatatatatatatacacacaccacgtTATAATATATATGTATAGATATCAAATAACATATATAGAGTAACATATGGATATAACACAGATATAACAGATGTATAAACAGATATATTAACATATAGCTGTATTAACAGGTCTATTAACATATAGGTGTATTAACAGATATATTAACATATAGGTGTATTTACATATAAACTCAGAAAAataagaaatgtccctttttcaggaccctgtctttcaaagataaatcataaaaatccaaataacttcacagttcTTCATTGTAaggggtttaaacactgtttcccatgctcgttcaatgaaccataaacaattaatgaacatgcacctgtagaacggtcgttaagacactaacagcttacagacggtaggcaattaaggtcacagtaatGAAaaattaggacactaaagaggctctgaaaaacaccaaaagaaagatgccgaaggtccctgctcatctgcgtgaacgtgccttttGGCATAATGCAAGGAGGcataaggactgcagatgtggccagggcaataaattgcaatgtctgtactgtgtgaAGCCTAAGACAGCgcaacagggagacaggatggacagctgattgtcctcgcagtggcagaccacatgtaacaacacctgcacaggatcggtacaggaTGACAATAACTGCcaaagttacaccaggaacgcacaatccctccatcagtgcttagactgtccgcaataggctgagagaggctggactgagggcttgaaggcctgttgtaaggcaggtcctcaccagacatcaccggcaacaacgttgcctatgggtgtaacggatgtgaaatggctagctagttggcggtggtgcgcgctaatagcgtttcaatcggtgacgtcactcgctctgagaccttgaagtagtggttccccttgctctgcaagggccgccgtttttgtggagcgatgggtaacgatgcttcgtgggtgactgttgtctgtgtgcagagggttcctgggtcgagcccgggtatgggcgaggggacggtctaaagttatactgttacatgggcacaaacccaccatcgctggaccagacaggactggaataaagtgacgagtcgcggttttgtctcaccagaggtaatggtcggattcgcgtctatcgtcaaaggaatgagcgtcaCACAGagtcctgtactctggagtgggattgatttggaggtggagggtcattcatgttctggggcggtgtgtcacagcattatcggactgagcttgttgtcattgcaggctcatcctgacatgaccctctagcatgacaatgccaccggcCATACTGCTCactctgtgcatgatttcctacaagacaggaatgtcagtgttctgccatggccagcgaagtgcCCGGATTTCAATCCCAttaagcacgtctgggacctgttggatcggagggtgagaactagggccattccccccagaaatgtccgggaacttgcaggtgccttggtggaagagtggggtaacatctcacagcaagaactgccaaatctggtgcagtccatgaggaagagatgcactgcagtacttaatgcagctggtggccacaccagatactgtctgttacttttgattttgacccccccttttttcagtgacacattattccatttctgtttgtcacgtctgtggaacttgttcagtttatgtctcagttgttgaatcttatgttcatacaaatatttacacgttaagttcactgaaaataaacacagttgacagtgagaggacttttttGATTTTATTATTTTAGTTAGATAAAAGGATGGTTCTTGTTCGGTCAGTTGTTTTCAGACCTCAAAAGGGATCATGTTTAGTGGATGTTTTATGGCTCCAATTTGATAATCTATGATGGTGTTTATTTTGCTATTCATCGATAGCTAAATCTATACATGATTGACATAACAAATAAAACAGTTCTGAGGCCTGAAAACGTCGGAAAAACTTTATTGGAGTGAACTCTCAGAAATAACTAACCACAAACAAGACTGTGGGGTCCAAattaaaaacaaatactattGGCAACACACTGGATAGTATACGAATAGTTTCGTACAAGGGAAAGGGGCACTAATAACAATTGGACTGATATGAGCTAGTTAGACCTCCAGTTCCCTGTCATTTTCAGCACGGCAACGTTAGCGTTGAGCCACGGAGCTAAAGAATCCTGTAACGGACAGGAACTCATCACAGAGAAGTCCTCGTTTCTTCTGAAGTCGACTTGGAAATATTACTCATTGTTTCTCTATTTCATAGCGATGCTTATATCTTGTTAGAAGCGacgcaaaatatattttagaggagtgttgttgttgttgaagctcTGACACCACTTAAGAGCTGTGTGTGAGTCTAAATAGTCCGGGTTGGCGCAAAGATCTGGCCAGTTAATATGTAgaaatatgtagaatatgtagaaaaTGAACACGAACTCCTTCAATATATATGAAATTTCCATTGCGAGTAAATAAATGCATAATCATGCCCAATAAATATTAAATCAAAGCGGAACCTTGTTTAACTGTTTGATATCCGGAAGATTTAGCTATCAGAACAGTTTCCTGTTTGGACGAAAATCTACTTTTATCAAGTTGACATTGAACACAGTCAGCATTAAAACATGGTTTCTCTGTCTTTAAACTCGTTAAAAACAATTATGCGGGCGATGGTGGACAGTCCGGGGTTTGATCGAGTTTTAAGTAAGGTATGTCACagtaaaacaaatgacattttacGAGTTACTGTACAAGAGACATGTACTGTAAGCACCGGAGGTTGCTTCCCAACTCCACCCATTCACCTACCTTGACAGGCTTGTTGTGTATGTGGGAAAACAAGTGTTTTCACGACACCCCTTACATTTTATCTCGTTACCTTGAGTGAATCTCAATTGTATTTTCTTGATTTCTCACATCCTCCCTCGTGTCCTTCTCGATGCACATCGGAGCCGAATATTTGAGGTTCCTCTAAAAGCATTTTgaggaggaaagtagaggacACAAGGAAATACAATTGAGATTTACCCCATGTCTTGCAACTCTTGGACTTATTTACAGTGCCCTCTTCTTTAATTGATCCCAAGGGATAATTAATGACTGGTTGTCCGTTTCCCCAGGTGGACATTGTAACAGCCAGCCCAGGGAAAGTGGTGTGTGAGTTTAAAGTGGAAGAGGAGCACACAAACCGAGGAGGCACCCTTCACGGGGGTCTGACAGCAACACTGGTTGACGTCATCTCCACCACTGCCATCATGTACACGGAACGGGGAGCACCTGGTGTCAGCGTGGACATGAACATCACGTGAGTTTTATACTTAAATTACAGTGGCTGGGGTGATACATGGGGAATgtaacctggtctcagatctaTTTGTGCGGTTTGGTATGATGGCAcaaagactggtacccaggcttgATAATATACTTGTAGAATAAACAGAATGCATGTGCTCTATTCAATGTAGAGCTGTTTTGGTTGTCTAGTCTCGAGTCCGAACTCTCTAGGCCTCTACGAGTCACACACTGTAATAGGTGAAGGAGTAGAGAGTAACCTGTTGTCAAAACACTGAAAAGGAAAATCTCTGTCTGAAAATAGCaccctagggctctggtctaaagtgcaCAAAGGGATTTCGTTTAGGACACAGCCACTGAATGGAACAACTGTTTCCCCGACAGGTACATGAATGCTGCCAAGATGGGCGAGGACGTGCTGATCACAGCCACAGTGTTGAAGCAAGGACGGACCCTGGCATTCGCTACTGTAGACCTCACTAGCAAAGCCTCTGGGAAACTCATCGCACAAGGAAGACACACAAAGCACCTTGGGAGCTAGATCAGCTGCTCACTggtcttgggtcagtttagcacccccccccccaacacactaATGattaagatggggggggggggggggggggggggaagctgatcctagacctgtacctAGGAAATTGTGAATGATCATACTGCTGCTGTGATGCTGTCCAGTCTGTGGGGTGAAGAAACGTGACTATTGTGGAACTGTGTCAGTAAATTGTTCTTTACCCCACAACAGACTTGCTAAATAATAATTATTTTTCTGCATGTCATTCTGctgtaaatatatacacacacaaataaaacaccaggaaatactTTCAAATGTTACATTGTATTGGGATTTGTTCAGCCGTGTTGATTTCTagatgcatttaaaaaaataaaaaaaaaatgaaaaaaggaaGAATAGACTCAAATAACCTTTAAATCGAACGTATTGAATCAACAAAGAAAACCCTCAATTAAATGTACTGACTGATTTGTGCCTTATTTCCCCCCAGCAAAGCacgcaacaacaaaacaaaaaccacCCCCATTTTACATTTTAAGCACTGCAACAATTAGTCCCCTTTAGGATACTTGTCTATCGAATTAAAGGAACATAAACATGTAACGGTCCCATTAATTTCAACTCAACAACCTGTTCTGTTGTTAGGTACATTCATTCTGCAATTATAAACAACACCCATGCCAACCCCCACCCAGAAACAAACATCAGATTTCAGTAGCTTGAATGGCTTTGCGTGGTAACAACCTTCAACATAATAAAACATTTCAACCCTGTGTGTCGGTCCACACCATGCGATTCACAATACCGTCTGTCTGACAACTTCCTCCCATCAGTTTCCAACTATACTCCAGATCAGACCAATGGTGTTCCTGGCATATTTCACAGGAAAAGCAAATGAACCCAGAAAGAAAATAACCAGCCAACATTAAACAAGGGTGGCTTAAAAAGGAAAAATAAAGATGTAAATACCAAATGATTTGACAAACACTCCTTCACCTTTTATCTTAGCTTTACAGGGGACGTTTTAACGCCACCTAGGCTGACCCGTCATAGATGGTAGCTAGTCCTtctagaacacccccccccccccccccccattcctccCCAGGTATGTTTTCCTCTAACCCAAGCTTTTGAAATGATAGAAGCTTTTCCAATCTGTTATGACATGGGTTACAATGTGTCCAGCAGAGACAGAGGACCCCCTGTGAACATCATTAAAAAAACCCAGGGTGGCTTTTGTTCCTGCTTGGTAGCAACATGAAGAGTTCCTTCAGTGACTGCTCTGTGTCGTTGACAGTGCAGCTCCATGGGGGGGAATAACCAACCACTCAAAATCAATGTTCGTGCAGGTTCAAAATAAACAGAAAAAACAAGATGGAtggtggagggagggtggataAAAGGTAGAACCAATCCAAAACTGGTAGGAGCAGAGCTAGGAGGAGGAAGCTTGGTAGGTAAGGAAAAACAAAtacagatttttatttattttttaaattagctTCAGGACGATGGAAACTAACAAACAAGAGACCCAAAGCAGCAGTTCTATTCAATGGAAGGAAGGATGTGTGGTGGATGAGATCAACTTGCTTCAGTGGCTTAGGGGTTATGTCTTCCTTGTGTTGTGTGTGGAAGCCATGGAGGCCGGCTGGCCCTAGTCGGGCATGTACGGGAGGAGATGGTCTTCGATGTCTCCAACGCCCCAGCACGTtagctggtcctggggcaggtACAGGCAAAGGCTGCACAACTTAAAAACTGTGGCCTTGGTTTTAGGAGtctgacaggggagagagggatgacaaGAGAAAACATGGTTGACAacgggggagaagaggggggaaaacaggggagaagagggggacaacgggggagaagagggggacaacgggggagaagagggggacaACGGGGGAGAAGAGGGTAAGACCATAGAATCTATTAATAATAAGTCATTTCACTAATATATTCTATTTCTTTGGGTTAGACATTGTCCCATGACAGAGGACCTTTGAATGATCCACTAACACCTACGTGAGTGATCCAATTAGAGGTCTTTCCCAAAACCATTGTGACTGGTGCAGTGGTGACAGGTTAGCATTGAGGGCAGAAGGAATGTTAGACACAATCAACAGGTCTGGAGCCCGGTAAGACAGGCCCTGGTGCAAGGTTTGGTTTGGCAACATTGTCTGAATGATTGCCTAATTCAAATCATTTCAATAGGCTGTTAGCTTCCCCAAAACCATTGTGTTCCTGCACTAGGCTGAGTGGCAACTTCTCCCCCGTGTTCCTGCACTAGGCTGAGTGGCAACGTGTCATTGTGTTCCTGCACTAGGCTGAGTGGCAACGTGTCATTGTGTTCCTGCACTAGGCTGAGTGGCAACGTGTCATTGTGTTCCTGCACTAGGCTGAGTGGCAACGTGTCATTGTGTTCCTGCACTAGGCTGAGTGGCAACGTGTCATTGTGTTCCTGCACTAGGCTGAGTGGCAACGTGTCATTGTGTTCCTGCACTAGGCTGAGTGGCAACGTGTCATTGTGTTCCTGCACTAGGCTGAGTGGCAACGTGTCATTGTGTTCCTGCACTAGGCTGAGTGGCAACGTGTCATTGTGTTCCTGCACTAGGCTGAGTGGCAACGTGTCATTGTGTTCCTGCACTAGGCTGAGTGGCAACGTGTCATTGTGTTCCTGCACTAGGCTGAGTGGCAACGTGTCATTGTGTTCCTGCACTAGGCTGAGTGGCAACGTGTCATTGTGTTCCTGCACTAGGCTGAGTGGTAAccatcccagatggcaccctattccctacatagtgcactaacttTGACCAGAGTgcaatggaccctggtctaaagtagtgtcccaCCTGGAACGCAGGCCCAGATGGATCAACAGCTGTCTGGAGCTAAAACAAGAGAGATGGGACTCCATTTGAAACACAGGATGGGTTGTACCATCCAGGCGTGTCTATTACTCTGGGGTTAAATCCAGGCGTATCTATTACTCTGGGGTTAAATCCAGGCGTATCTATTACTCTGGGGTTAAATCCAGGCGTATCTATTACTCTGGGGTCAAATCCAGGCGTATCTATTACTCTGGGGTCAAATCCAGGCGTGTCTATTACTCTGGGGTTAAATCCAGGCGTATCTATTACTCTGGGGTTAAATCCAGGCGTGTCTATTACTCTGGGGTCAAATCCAGGCGTGTCTATTACTCTGGGGTCAAATCCAGGCGTGTCTATTACTCTGGGGTTAAATCCAGGCGTATCTATCACTCTGGGGTTAAATCCAGGCGTATCTATCACTCTGGGGTTAAATCCAGGCGTATCTATCACTCTGGGGTTAAATCCAGGCGTATCTATCACTCTGGGGTTAAATCCAGGCGTATCTATCACTCTGGGGTTAAATCCAGGCGTATCTATCACTCTGGGGTTAAATCCAGGCGTATCTATCACTCTGGGGTCAAATCCAGGCGTATCTATCACTCTGGGGTCAAATCCAGGCGTGTCTATTACTCTGGGGTCAAATCCAGGCGTGTCTATCACTCTGGGGTCAAATACAGGCGTGTCTATCACTCTGGGGTTAAATCCAGGCGTA
This genomic interval from Oncorhynchus clarkii lewisi isolate Uvic-CL-2024 chromosome 18, UVic_Ocla_1.0, whole genome shotgun sequence contains the following:
- the LOC139373882 gene encoding acyl-coenzyme A thioesterase 13 encodes the protein MVSLSLNSLKTIMRAMVDSPGFDRVLSKVDIVTASPGKVVCEFKVEEEHTNRGGTLHGGLTATLVDVISTTAIMYTERGAPGVSVDMNITYMNAAKMGEDVLITATVLKQGRTLAFATVDLTSKASGKLIAQGRHTKHLGS